One window from the genome of Perca flavescens isolate YP-PL-M2 chromosome 17, PFLA_1.0, whole genome shotgun sequence encodes:
- the syndig1 gene encoding synapse differentiation-inducing gene protein 1: MEGGEESEASSEPGRDSPRERERGETCRQNGVINTQQLSVYSTPQYPGLDTSGGGGRGESNLDRGGSRAPPQILNPGALHPHQMAPGILRYPEGIQRYPEGVLRAWGEASGGGGDWCETTFIEGLGSDAREVLMFDGKFRDFSGEDAKIPTLSYDIDDDDDDGEFQELESDYSSESESEDAFLLMPPSDHLGLSVFSMLCCFWPLGIAAFYLSHETNKAASNGDFYAASSSSRRALFLAVLSITIGTGIYVGVAVALIAYFSKNHRW; this comes from the exons atggagggaggagaagaaTCGGAAGCCTCCTCCGAACCGGGGAGAGACTCGccgagggaaagagaaagaggagaaacCTGCAGACAAAATGGCGTCATCAACACCCAGCAGCTGTCGGTTTACTCCACTCCGCAGTATCCGGGTCTGGATACAAgcgggggaggaggaagaggagaaagcaACCTGGACAG AGGAGGAAGTAGGGCTCCCCCTCAGATCCTGAACCCCGGCGCTCTCCACCCCCACCAGATGGCGCCGGGCATCCTGCGGTACCCGGAGGGCATCCAGCGGTACCCGGAGGGTGTGCTGCGGGCGTGGGGGGAGGCCAGCGGCGGTGGGGGAGACTGGTGCGAGACGACGTTCATCGAGGGGCTTGGCTCCGACGCCAGGGAGGTGCTGATGTTTGACGGGAAGTTTCGGGACTTTTCCGGCGAGGACGCAAAGATTCCCACGCTGTCGTACGACatcgacgacgacgacgacgacggaGAGTTCCAAGAGCTCGAG agtgACTACTCCAGCGAATCAGAGAGTGAGGATGCCTTCCTGTTGATGCCTCCCAGCGATCACCTGGGCCTCAGTGTCTTCTCCATGCTCTGCTGCTTCTGGCCACTCGGCATCGCAGCCTTCTACCTGTCACACGag ACCAATAAGGCGGCGTCTAACGGAGACTTCTACGCGGCGAGCTCCAGTTCCCGGCGAGCTCTCTTCCTGGCCGTGCTGTCCATCACCATCGGGACGGGCATCTACGTGGGTGTGGCTGTGGCGCTCATCGCCTACTTCTCCAAGAACCACCGCTGGTGA